One window from the genome of Diospyros lotus cultivar Yz01 chromosome 11, ASM1463336v1, whole genome shotgun sequence encodes:
- the LOC127812548 gene encoding hydroquinone glucosyltransferase-like, translated as MHYHRELSLHQTEMGATQQQPPHVAVIPSPGIGHLIPLTEFAKRLVHRHFSVTLLVPTDGSSTAAQKSVIDSLPKSVNSILLPPVSFADFPNGVDTEVRISLSVTRSLPAVRDSLRALPEPTRLSAFVVDIFGTDAFDLAGEFGVPAYVFFPTTAMALSFLFYLPELDERFDCEYRDLPGPVELPGCIPVHGKDLCTPVQNRKSGAYKWNLSLCRSIKLAAGIIVNSFLELEPGAFKALKEHWIGVPPIYPIGPLIQTGSTSGADGSESLKWLDRQPPGSVLFVSFGSGGTLSHRQLTELAMGLELSGQRFLWVIKSPHEEAANANFFSVQSMKNPFSFLPEGFLDRTRDLGLVVPSWAPQAQILSHGSTGGFLSHCGWNSTLESIVHGVPIVAWPLYAEQMMNAALLCEDLKVGYRVKAGENGVVGREAIAGYVKGLIEGDEGGKLLRDRMRDLKDAAEKALSRDGSSWKSFEEVAQIWRNHRRA; from the coding sequence ATGCATTATCATCGAGAACTTTCACTTCACCAAACGGAAATGGGAGCCACCCAACAACAACCGCCGCACGTCGCCGTCATTCCGTCGCCGGGAATCGGTCACCTCATCCCACTCACCGAGTTCGCCAAGCGACTCGTCCACCGCCACTTCTCCGTCACACTCCTTGTCCCAACCGACGGCTCATCCACGGCGGCCCAAAAATCCGTCATCGATTCCCTACCCAAATCCGTGAACTCCATTTTACTTCCTCCGGTGAGCTTCGCCGACTTCCCCAACGGCGTCGACACGGAGGTTCGGATCTCACTCAGCGTGACTCGCTCGCTCCCAGCCGTGCGCGACTCGCTGAGGGCGTTGCCCGAGCCGACTCGCCTCTCGGCCTTCGTCGTCGATATCTTCGGTACGGACGCGTTCGATTTGGCCGGAGAATTTGGTGTTCCAGCGTACGTATTCTTCCCTACAACCGCGATGGCGTTGTCTTTCCTTTTCTACCTGCCGGAGCTGGATGAACGGTTTGATTGCGAGTACAGGGACTTACCTGGACCGGTAGAGCTCCCTGGGTGCATCCCGGTTCATGGGAAGGATTTATGTACCCCAGTTCAGAATAGGAAGAGTGGGGCCTACAAGTGGAATCTTAGCCTCTGCAGAAGCATCAAACTTGCCGCCGGGATCATCGTGAACAGCTTCCTGGAGTTGGAACCGGGTGCTTTCAAGGCTTTGAAGGAACACTGGATCGGTGTGCCCCCGATTTACCCCATTGGACCGCTGATACAGACCGGTTCAACAAGCGGGGCTGATGGGTCCGAGTCCCTGAAATGGCTGGATCGACAGCCGCCTGGCTCCGTGCTGTTCGTTTCATTTGGGAGCGGTGGAACGCTGTCCCATCGCCAACTCACTGAGCTAGCGATGGGCCTCGAACTGAGTGGGCAAAGATTTCTGTGGGTCATCAAAAGCCCGCATGAAGAAGCTGCAAACGCCAATTTCTTCAGCGTTCAGAGTATGAAAAACCCATTCAGTTTCCTTCCAGAAGGATTCTTAGATCGGACCAGAGATCTTGGATTGGTGGTTCCTTCGTGGGCTCCTCAGGCTCAGATCCTGAGCCATGGCTCCACCGGCGGGTTTCTGAGCCACTGCGGGTGGAACTCGACTCTGGAGAGCATCGTCCATGGCGTTCCGATCGTCGCCTGGCCGCTATACGCGGAGCAGATGATGAACGCGGCTTTGTTGTGTGAGGATTTGAAGGTCGGATATAGAGTGAAAGCAGGGGAGAACGGGGTGGTTGGAAGAGAAGCTATTGCCGGCTACGTGAAGGGCCTGATTGAAGGAGATGAAGGCGGCAAATTGCTGAGAGATAGAATGAGAGATCTGAAAGATGCTGCTGAAAAGGCTCTGAGCCGAGATGGGTCTTCTTGGAAGTCTTTCGAGGAAGTGGCTCAGATATGGAGGAACCACAGAAGAGCATAA